From the genome of Psychrilyobacter atlanticus DSM 19335, one region includes:
- a CDS encoding endonuclease domain-containing protein — translation MGKEIFDKPSTLEKRRELKKNQTESEVIMWDRLRAKRFKGIKFKRQYGISEYIVDFYSSELMLAVEIDGNQHYKEDGLEYDEIRTEYLNNIGVKVIRFKNKEILNNIEKVKRGNRMTLFLLVFSSS, via the coding sequence ATGGGAAAAGAAATATTTGATAAACCTTCAACGTTGGAAAAAAGAAGAGAATTAAAGAAAAATCAAACAGAATCAGAAGTTATTATGTGGGATAGATTAAGAGCAAAACGATTTAAAGGGATAAAATTTAAAAGGCAATATGGAATAAGTGAGTATATAGTCGATTTTTATTCTTCTGAATTAATGTTAGCTGTTGAAATAGATGGAAATCAACACTATAAAGAAGACGGTTTGGAGTATGATGAAATTAGAACTGAATATTTAAACAATATAGGTGTTAAAGTGATTAGGTTTAAAAATAAAGAAATTTTGAATAACATAGAAAAAGTTAAGAGAGGAAATAGAATGACCCTCTTCCTTCTTGTGTTTTCTTCCTCGTAG
- a CDS encoding toxin-antitoxin system YwqK family antitoxin, whose amino-acid sequence MKKILILLAVMTLFGCSDKGSAQKIEFRKEIIYTLDGEKPYTGEAVLYYDGDNIESRGYSKDGKPDGEWTYYFYNGTVKRKGSYLNGKMEGHWIYYYHSGEVEGEAEYRNGKEI is encoded by the coding sequence ATGAAAAAAATATTAATATTGTTGGCAGTTATGACTTTATTTGGATGCAGTGATAAAGGTTCGGCCCAAAAAATAGAGTTTAGAAAGGAAATCATCTATACCCTTGACGGAGAAAAGCCCTACACAGGTGAGGCAGTTCTATACTATGATGGAGATAATATAGAAAGCAGAGGTTATTCCAAGGACGGGAAACCAGATGGAGAGTGGACCTATTATTTTTATAACGGGACGGTAAAGAGAAAAGGAAGTTATCTAAACGGCAAGATGGAAGGCCACTGGATCTACTACTACCATAGTGGTGAAGTAGAAGGAGAAGCTGAGTATAGAAACGGGAAAGAGATTTAG
- a CDS encoding response regulator transcription factor, which produces MKILIVEDDLKLMIIVKDYLESEGFEVLEAKSYEEAMNQYYTSKNISLILLDLMLEGKKNGFDICTEIKKISEIPIVMITANSNDKDQLMGYKLGIDEYIIKPFNPQILIAKIKSILARVYGEDTFDIFDLFIDKKKQRISKGKESINLTPKEYKLFLHLVENKNKIYSREQLLNIIWGYDYYGDIRTIDTHIKSLRKKLGIDGIKTKSKVGYYLEVKNEIKK; this is translated from the coding sequence TTGAAAATATTAATTGTAGAAGATGATTTAAAATTAATGATAATAGTAAAAGATTACCTTGAAAGTGAAGGATTTGAAGTTTTAGAAGCTAAAAGCTATGAAGAAGCTATGAATCAATACTATACTTCTAAAAATATATCTCTTATCCTATTAGATTTAATGTTAGAAGGTAAAAAGAATGGATTTGATATATGCACAGAAATAAAAAAAATTAGTGAAATTCCTATCGTTATGATAACTGCCAACTCAAACGACAAAGATCAGTTAATGGGCTATAAATTGGGAATAGACGAATATATAATAAAACCATTCAATCCACAAATACTAATCGCAAAAATAAAATCTATTTTAGCTAGAGTATACGGTGAAGACACATTTGATATATTTGATCTTTTTATCGATAAAAAAAAGCAACGAATATCTAAAGGTAAAGAAAGCATAAACCTAACTCCAAAGGAATATAAACTCTTCCTTCATTTAGTAGAGAATAAAAATAAAATCTATTCCAGGGAGCAGTTATTAAATATAATATGGGGATATGATTATTATGGAGATATTAGAACTATTGATACACACATAAAATCACTTAGAAAAAAATTAGGAATAGATGGAATAAAGACCAAATCAAAAGTTGGATACTATTTGGAGGTGAAAAATGAAATTAAAAAATAA
- a CDS encoding sensor histidine kinase: MKLKNKILLSVFTVLLINFILLFYLNTSMIQISYRKHKSKILENTYNSYINNNKLEEENNVIILKLDNSADLEEFNNSLRWGVYNKKLPLTKIWVTQANRDLLEKKEKIIIEYRQPKINASALILYFKGTDNKIIAIITPLIEFNEFFPYLKNILFIFSFILSILTIITLVFILRKLIKPLYLINDISLEFSNLKFESQYDIKTNDEFDRLGKSINILGTNLKENIDKLNLKIEEKEDFIRNAGHQLKTPLAIIGSYASAVKDNIIPHKNNFYLDTIIEECFSSAKVIDNLLTISSLEEASIEEIVDLKKIIKELEIKYINKYLDINCINKVENKLIFRGNQRKLTIALDNIFSNIFKFADKNVLIYLNTEDNKLYLNFYNDGEKIKDIEKIWNIFYTEKGEKNKNGSGLGTTIIKNILDHSKIDITIENFNNGVLYKLNLTQI; this comes from the coding sequence ATGAAATTAAAAAATAAAATTTTACTCTCCGTATTTACTGTTTTACTCATAAACTTTATCTTATTATTTTACCTCAATACATCTATGATTCAGATAAGTTATCGTAAACACAAATCTAAAATTTTAGAAAATACATATAATTCATATATAAATAATAATAAATTAGAGGAAGAGAACAATGTGATCATTTTAAAATTAGATAACAGTGCTGATTTAGAAGAGTTTAATAATTCTCTACGATGGGGTGTATACAATAAAAAACTTCCCCTTACTAAAATATGGGTAACGCAGGCTAATAGAGATTTACTCGAGAAGAAAGAAAAAATAATAATTGAATATCGACAGCCGAAGATCAATGCTAGTGCCCTTATCCTTTATTTTAAAGGTACAGATAATAAAATAATAGCAATAATCACACCCCTTATTGAGTTTAACGAATTTTTTCCATATTTAAAGAATATTCTATTTATATTTAGTTTTATTCTATCGATTTTAACTATAATTACCTTAGTATTTATTTTGAGGAAGTTGATAAAACCACTTTATTTAATAAACGATATATCTCTAGAATTTTCAAATTTAAAATTTGAAAGCCAGTATGATATCAAAACAAATGATGAGTTTGATAGATTAGGAAAAAGCATAAATATTTTAGGAACTAATTTAAAGGAAAATATTGATAAATTAAATTTAAAAATTGAAGAAAAAGAGGACTTTATAAGAAATGCAGGACATCAACTAAAAACTCCTTTAGCTATCATCGGAAGCTATGCCTCTGCTGTAAAAGACAATATAATCCCTCATAAAAATAACTTTTATTTAGACACTATCATAGAAGAATGTTTTAGCAGTGCAAAAGTAATAGACAACCTTTTAACTATATCCAGCTTAGAAGAAGCCAGTATAGAAGAAATAGTCGATTTGAAGAAAATAATAAAAGAATTAGAGATAAAATATATAAACAAATATTTGGATATAAACTGTATAAATAAAGTAGAAAATAAACTTATTTTCAGAGGGAATCAAAGAAAATTAACGATTGCATTGGATAATATTTTTTCAAATATATTTAAGTTTGCTGACAAGAATGTACTTATTTACTTAAATACAGAAGACAATAAATTATATTTAAATTTTTATAACGATGGAGAAAAAATAAAGGATATAGAGAAAATATGGAATATTTTTTATACAGAGAAAGGAGAAAAAAATAAAAATGGATCTGGATTAGGTACCACTATTATAAAAAATATTTTAGATCATTCAAAAATAGATATTACTATAGAAAATTTTAATAACGGAGTCTTATATAAACTAAATTTAACGCAAATATAA
- a CDS encoding glycoside hydrolase, whose protein sequence is MKKILLVVFMVFSALTTFGERVKIYSGREVFYFIDTNTLEVTVNKGPHREILSIAQNNLEPTNVLKSNNKISFDRNSKKFSFKVIKDRLDISITATKTDDKITFPQISKGVENFILPLYQGKRIPTKDKKFKNYLIGKGEEIFSERFSMAFFSSEYKYFNAMIVVGNIFNNTYKFTDNEGDIQFNLTHTFPIMESPKTISFSIYILPKDIKEITATYRNLLIKNKDFKTLEEKAQINPNVKKLYGASHFYLWGLGIITAENVKDPKGLYHAFKKDLKIKEDNIAKKIYSGLKNYDEKDEFTKNLKTEVKEYYSHNVNIFIKGINHSLEQKNLLQYPKQFSNSDKILKNKYEFYNRYRKYLNPLDSFGDGVSNYILTELKNNNIDRAWLGDNNDLYAIGNPEVVKRANKMGYLFGVYDSYHTIVKPGAKAWSTVEFNNKNAYDNNTITGRNGEKIKGFQQTGRKLNPSTTIPLIKDRIDKILSNGVEMNSWFLDVDATGEFHNDYTPSRMSTQKDDMNARIKKMNYISKNYNMVLGSETGMGFSSKYISFAHGMTRPLFGWGDKDLRKNKASKYYLGKYYSPTGGVPALFEKEVPLKDIYSYVYFNNKFNLPLYQLVYNDSVITTHHWTMGSLKFKGQRKNNYLMEISYNIPPLYHLDRRVWRRDKKYIVPHAVFFSKWHKILVKLPMTNFEYLSSDNTLQKTEFGKRYSIITNYSTIDKFYNGEKIKKQSLIILDHETGKKEKYSPK, encoded by the coding sequence ATGAAAAAAATATTGTTAGTTGTATTTATGGTATTTTCTGCACTTACAACTTTTGGAGAGAGGGTCAAAATATACTCTGGTAGAGAGGTGTTTTATTTTATAGATACTAATACCCTAGAAGTAACTGTAAACAAAGGTCCCCATAGGGAAATACTGTCTATAGCTCAGAATAACCTAGAACCAACTAATGTTTTAAAAAGCAATAATAAAATTAGTTTTGATAGGAATAGTAAAAAATTTAGTTTCAAAGTTATAAAAGATCGTTTAGATATCTCTATTACTGCTACTAAAACAGACGATAAAATAACTTTTCCTCAGATTTCAAAAGGGGTAGAGAATTTTATTTTACCACTATATCAAGGGAAAAGAATTCCTACAAAGGATAAAAAGTTTAAAAACTATCTAATTGGTAAAGGGGAAGAAATTTTTAGTGAAAGGTTTTCCATGGCTTTCTTTAGTTCCGAATATAAATATTTTAATGCTATGATAGTAGTCGGGAATATCTTTAATAATACCTATAAATTTACAGATAACGAAGGGGATATACAGTTTAACCTCACCCACACCTTCCCTATTATGGAATCTCCAAAAACTATATCTTTCAGTATCTATATATTGCCTAAAGATATCAAAGAGATCACTGCTACATATAGAAATTTACTGATCAAAAATAAAGACTTTAAAACATTGGAAGAAAAAGCACAAATAAATCCTAACGTAAAAAAATTATACGGTGCTTCTCATTTTTATCTATGGGGATTAGGAATTATCACTGCAGAAAATGTAAAAGACCCCAAGGGACTATATCATGCTTTTAAAAAAGATTTAAAAATTAAAGAGGATAATATCGCTAAAAAAATCTACTCCGGACTAAAAAATTATGACGAAAAAGATGAATTTACAAAAAATTTAAAAACTGAAGTAAAAGAATATTACAGCCACAATGTAAATATTTTTATAAAGGGAATCAATCATTCTTTAGAACAAAAAAACTTACTTCAATATCCCAAACAATTCAGTAACAGTGATAAAATTTTGAAAAACAAATATGAATTCTATAATAGATATAGAAAATATTTAAATCCTTTGGACAGTTTTGGAGATGGTGTATCTAACTATATTTTGACAGAACTTAAAAATAATAATATAGACAGAGCTTGGCTGGGAGACAACAACGACCTCTATGCTATCGGTAACCCTGAAGTTGTTAAGCGAGCAAATAAAATGGGATATCTATTCGGAGTCTACGATTCATACCATACAATTGTCAAACCAGGAGCTAAGGCATGGTCAACAGTTGAATTCAATAATAAAAATGCCTATGACAACAATACTATTACAGGCAGAAATGGGGAAAAAATTAAGGGGTTCCAGCAGACAGGTAGAAAATTAAATCCATCTACCACAATACCCTTAATAAAAGATCGAATAGATAAAATTTTAAGCAATGGTGTAGAGATGAATTCATGGTTTTTAGATGTAGATGCTACTGGCGAATTTCATAATGATTATACTCCAAGCAGGATGTCTACACAAAAAGATGACATGAATGCAAGGATAAAAAAAATGAATTATATTTCTAAAAATTATAATATGGTTTTAGGATCTGAAACTGGAATGGGATTTTCAAGTAAATATATTAGTTTTGCTCACGGAATGACAAGACCTTTGTTTGGATGGGGAGACAAAGATCTCCGTAAAAATAAAGCTTCAAAGTATTATTTGGGAAAATATTACTCTCCTACTGGAGGAGTTCCTGCTCTGTTTGAAAAAGAGGTTCCATTAAAAGATATCTATTCATATGTTTATTTTAATAATAAATTTAATCTCCCTTTATACCAATTGGTTTACAATGATTCTGTCATAACAACACACCACTGGACAATGGGAAGCTTAAAGTTTAAAGGTCAAAGGAAAAATAACTACCTTATGGAAATTTCATATAATATACCGCCTTTATATCATCTTGATAGAAGAGTTTGGAGGAGGGACAAAAAATATATAGTTCCCCATGCAGTTTTTTTCTCTAAATGGCATAAAATCTTGGTAAAACTACCTATGACTAATTTTGAATATCTATCCAGTGATAATACACTCCAAAAAACTGAATTTGGAAAGAGATACAGTATCATAACGAATTATTCTACCATTGATAAATTTTATAATGGAGAAAAAATAAAAAAACAATCCCTTATTATTTTAGATCATGAAACTGGAAAAAAAGAGAAATATAGCCCTAAATAA
- the trpS gene encoding tryptophan--tRNA ligase, whose translation MKKIISGIQPSGILHIGNYFGAIQQFIKFQEENDCLFFVADYHALTSSTDADALRKNTRDVVLDYLALGVDPAKASIFIQSHVPEHTELMWVLSNLTPMALLERGHSFKDKSARGISSNTGLFTYPVLMAADILMYDVDMVPVGKDQKQHLEMTRDIATKFNEKYTEIFKLPEPMIVESTAVVPGVDGAKMSKSYGNTIDMFAPKKALKKQVMSIVTDSTPLEDPKDPDNNVTTLYKLFATPEKLEEMKEKFRAGNYGYGHAKKELLEAILEHFAEARAKREELVANPEYVDKILAEGAEKASAIAKAKMVEVKKAVGLI comes from the coding sequence ATGAAAAAAATAATATCAGGAATACAACCAAGTGGAATCTTACATATAGGAAACTATTTTGGTGCAATACAACAATTTATCAAATTCCAGGAAGAAAACGACTGTCTGTTCTTCGTAGCAGATTACCACGCTCTTACATCTTCTACAGATGCAGACGCATTACGTAAAAACACCAGAGATGTAGTTTTAGACTACTTAGCATTAGGAGTAGATCCTGCCAAAGCCAGCATCTTTATCCAGTCTCATGTACCAGAACATACAGAACTTATGTGGGTTTTATCAAATTTAACTCCAATGGCTTTACTGGAGAGAGGTCACTCATTTAAAGACAAAAGTGCTCGTGGTATCTCATCTAATACAGGATTATTCACATACCCAGTACTTATGGCAGCGGATATCTTAATGTATGATGTAGACATGGTTCCAGTTGGAAAAGACCAAAAACAACATCTAGAGATGACTCGTGACATAGCTACAAAGTTCAATGAGAAATACACTGAAATTTTCAAACTACCAGAACCTATGATTGTCGAGAGTACAGCAGTAGTTCCTGGAGTAGACGGGGCTAAAATGTCAAAATCATACGGTAATACCATCGATATGTTTGCACCTAAAAAGGCATTAAAGAAACAGGTAATGAGTATTGTAACTGATTCTACACCGTTAGAAGATCCTAAAGATCCAGATAACAATGTAACTACTTTATATAAATTATTCGCTACACCTGAAAAATTAGAAGAGATGAAGGAAAAATTTAGAGCTGGTAACTACGGGTATGGTCATGCTAAAAAAGAACTTTTAGAAGCTATCTTAGAGCACTTTGCCGAAGCAAGAGCTAAACGTGAAGAGTTAGTCGCTAACCCTGAATATGTAGATAAAATATTAGCTGAAGGAGCCGAGAAGGCCAGTGCAATAGCAAAAGCTAAGATGGTAGAAGTTAAGAAAGCAGTAGGACTGATATAA
- a CDS encoding carbon starvation CstA family protein, with translation MITFLVSIVLLVLGHLFYGKFVEKVFGVDPKAETPAIKLEDGVDFIPLPGWKIFMIQFLNIAGLGPIFGAIAGALFGPVAFIWIVIGSIFAGGVHDYMSGMLSLRNDGKSVPELVGKYLGQPYRMAMRVISVVLLVLVGVVFVAGPATILHGLTGLNVQMLIYIIFGYYLIATLVPVDKIIAKIYPLFGAALLFMAAGVGVMLFVGGFEIPELFGNITNMQATPMKTPIFPMLFITIACGAISGFHSTQSPLMARCLTNEKQGRSVFYGSMIAEGIVALVWAAAAMAFFGGVKGLAGFDGNAAAIVNVISNSLLGKVGGALAVFGVVAAPITSGDTAFRSARLTIADALNFEQHSMKNRLLVAIPLFVIGFFLSKVDFNIVWRYFGFTNQLIATIVLWTSTAYFVREKKNFWITYIPAVFMTSVCIAFIMMAPIGFGLPVMMSKYAGIALAIVIGVVFLAVKDKVYNKEGKKVTA, from the coding sequence ATGATTACTTTTTTAGTATCGATAGTTTTATTAGTTTTAGGTCATCTATTTTATGGAAAATTTGTTGAGAAGGTATTTGGAGTAGATCCAAAAGCCGAGACACCAGCAATTAAGTTAGAGGATGGAGTAGACTTTATACCATTACCAGGTTGGAAAATATTTATGATTCAATTTTTAAATATTGCAGGATTAGGACCAATATTTGGAGCCATTGCAGGAGCTTTATTTGGACCGGTAGCATTTATATGGATTGTAATTGGATCAATATTTGCAGGTGGAGTACATGACTATATGTCAGGGATGTTATCTCTTAGAAATGACGGTAAATCAGTACCGGAATTAGTTGGAAAATATTTAGGACAACCCTATAGAATGGCAATGAGAGTTATATCTGTAGTACTTTTAGTATTAGTAGGAGTAGTATTTGTAGCAGGGCCTGCAACTATCTTACATGGATTAACAGGATTGAATGTACAAATGTTAATTTATATCATATTCGGTTATTACTTAATAGCAACATTAGTACCGGTAGATAAGATAATAGCTAAGATCTATCCATTATTTGGAGCAGCACTGTTATTCATGGCAGCTGGTGTAGGAGTAATGTTATTTGTAGGAGGATTTGAGATCCCGGAATTATTTGGAAACATAACAAATATGCAGGCAACACCTATGAAAACACCTATATTCCCAATGTTATTTATCACAATAGCATGTGGAGCAATATCAGGATTCCATTCAACACAATCACCACTTATGGCAAGATGTTTAACTAATGAAAAGCAAGGTAGAAGTGTATTTTATGGTTCTATGATTGCAGAAGGAATAGTAGCATTAGTATGGGCAGCAGCAGCGATGGCATTCTTTGGTGGAGTAAAAGGATTAGCAGGATTTGATGGAAATGCAGCAGCAATTGTAAATGTAATATCTAACTCATTATTAGGAAAAGTTGGAGGAGCATTAGCAGTATTTGGAGTAGTAGCAGCACCTATCACATCTGGAGATACAGCATTTAGAAGTGCCAGACTTACAATAGCAGATGCACTTAACTTTGAACAACACTCTATGAAAAATAGATTATTAGTAGCTATACCGTTATTCGTTATTGGATTCTTCCTTTCAAAGGTAGACTTCAACATTGTATGGAGATATTTTGGATTCACGAACCAATTGATCGCAACTATCGTATTATGGACTTCTACAGCTTACTTTGTAAGAGAAAAGAAAAACTTCTGGATTACATATATCCCAGCAGTATTCATGACATCTGTGTGTATCGCATTTATCATGATGGCACCGATCGGATTTGGATTACCAGTAATGATGTCTAAGTATGCAGGAATTGCCTTAGCAATAGTTATCGGAGTAGTATTCTTAGCAGTAAAAGATAAGGTATACAACAAAGAAGGTAAAAAAGTAACAGCATAA
- a CDS encoding LytR/AlgR family response regulator transcription factor, which produces MKCIIIDDEYPARMELRYFIEKYEELEIVGEFEDSMSVLNFLEKNSVDIIFLDINMPNMNGMVLAKLISKFEIKPQIIFITAYGEYAVDAFSIKAFDYILKPYSEERIIKTLDSLIEKNIEEKPKEEKSINRLTLWKGEKMYVLSLDEIYIFEACERETKVYAKGEIYFSKQKISDLEGELPNIFFRTHRSYIVNINKIKEIIPWFNSTYNLKIEDLDVEVPVSRNKIKEFRTLLNIK; this is translated from the coding sequence ATGAAGTGTATAATAATTGATGATGAATATCCAGCAAGGATGGAACTTCGATATTTTATAGAAAAATATGAAGAGTTAGAGATTGTAGGAGAATTTGAGGATTCCATGTCAGTGCTTAATTTTTTGGAAAAAAACAGCGTGGATATAATCTTTTTAGATATAAATATGCCAAATATGAATGGGATGGTCTTAGCTAAGTTGATCTCAAAATTTGAAATAAAGCCACAGATCATATTTATAACTGCATATGGTGAGTATGCAGTGGATGCTTTCAGCATAAAAGCTTTTGACTATATATTAAAACCATATTCTGAGGAGAGGATAATAAAAACCTTAGATAGTTTAATAGAAAAAAACATAGAAGAAAAACCTAAGGAAGAGAAGAGCATCAACAGACTGACTCTTTGGAAGGGGGAGAAGATGTATGTTTTATCCCTGGATGAAATTTATATTTTCGAAGCATGTGAAAGGGAAACGAAGGTATATGCCAAAGGTGAAATATATTTTTCCAAACAAAAGATATCTGATTTGGAGGGGGAATTGCCAAATATATTTTTCAGGACCCACAGATCATATATAGTGAATATAAACAAAATAAAAGAAATAATACCTTGGTTCAACAGTACGTATAACCTGAAGATAGAGGATTTGGATGTAGAAGTTCCTGTGAGCCGGAATAAGATAAAAGAATTTCGAACTTTGCTGAATATAAAATAG
- a CDS encoding LytS/YhcK type 5TM receptor domain-containing protein, translating into MFGLVGNLINSLGYIITIAFFLSRARGFKRLIKKEKYTKLDMVLLSLIFSVLAIGGTYMGTDYNGAIANTRNISVVVAAIIGGPMIGLITGLTAGIHRIMIDPYGITAIPCGIATFLGGWGLGYLNKLNVKNKYILGFIGGIIIENISMGLILLMSKPFYLALNIVETIYFPMVLVNALGVAIVILITENMMLEEDRVAGEEARLVLEIANKTLPYFRDVNNDSLKNVCRTILESLGAKIVVFTDMEDIISYCAQDEKYEIMHTKIRGNVTKEVLRTGKFRMVNKDDEEERKLDCISEDIISFIIVPLKSGTEVTGALKVYFSENSYISERNKNLVLGLSELISTQLEISRIKKLEEMARDAEIKALQTQINPHFLFNALNTITSFVRIDPIQARSTIIDLATYLRYNLDNGNKPVDIVMELEQVKAYVNIEKARFYDKINMHYEIDEDVKLVKIPSLTIQPLVENAIQHGLLNGTGGKDIYLKIYRVDKNKIRVIIENNGRSIDQEVIDKIYSDSIESSKIGLYNVHRRIKLIYGKGLDIERLEEGTRITFDIRGE; encoded by the coding sequence ATGTTCGGGCTTGTTGGAAATCTAATAAATAGTTTGGGTTATATCATAACGATAGCATTTTTCCTATCGAGGGCTAGGGGATTCAAACGGTTAATAAAAAAAGAAAAATATACAAAACTAGATATGGTATTATTATCTCTGATATTTTCTGTACTTGCTATAGGCGGGACCTATATGGGAACAGACTATAATGGTGCCATAGCCAATACTAGAAATATCAGTGTAGTTGTAGCAGCGATTATAGGCGGACCTATGATCGGACTTATCACAGGATTAACTGCAGGAATCCATAGGATCATGATAGATCCCTATGGGATAACGGCAATTCCCTGTGGTATAGCCACTTTTTTAGGGGGCTGGGGACTGGGATACTTAAATAAACTCAATGTAAAAAATAAATATATATTGGGGTTTATAGGTGGAATTATTATTGAAAATATCAGTATGGGATTGATATTACTCATGTCAAAACCATTTTATCTGGCTTTAAATATAGTGGAAACTATATATTTTCCTATGGTTTTAGTAAATGCTCTGGGAGTAGCCATCGTAATATTAATAACAGAAAATATGATGTTAGAAGAAGACAGGGTAGCAGGGGAAGAGGCCAGGTTAGTTTTGGAGATAGCTAATAAAACGCTGCCATACTTTAGAGATGTAAATAATGATTCATTAAAAAATGTATGCAGGACTATACTGGAATCTTTAGGTGCTAAAATAGTGGTATTTACCGATATGGAAGATATAATTTCATATTGTGCCCAGGATGAGAAATATGAAATAATGCATACAAAGATCCGGGGGAATGTCACAAAGGAAGTGCTTAGAACAGGGAAGTTTAGAATGGTCAATAAGGATGATGAGGAAGAGAGAAAATTAGATTGTATCTCTGAGGATATTATTTCATTTATAATAGTGCCACTCAAATCAGGAACTGAAGTAACCGGAGCATTAAAAGTTTATTTTTCGGAAAATTCCTATATATCGGAAAGAAATAAAAACCTAGTGCTTGGATTATCTGAGCTTATATCGACCCAGCTGGAGATAAGCAGGATAAAAAAATTAGAGGAGATGGCCAGAGATGCAGAGATAAAAGCGCTGCAGACTCAAATCAATCCGCATTTTTTATTCAATGCACTGAATACAATAACCTCCTTTGTGAGAATAGACCCTATTCAGGCCAGGAGCACAATTATTGATCTGGCGACCTATCTCAGATACAATTTGGATAATGGAAATAAACCTGTGGATATAGTTATGGAATTAGAGCAGGTAAAAGCCTATGTAAATATAGAAAAAGCAAGATTTTATGATAAAATAAATATGCACTATGAGATAGATGAAGATGTTAAGCTAGTAAAGATACCAAGTCTGACAATTCAGCCGTTGGTAGAAAATGCAATACAGCACGGACTCCTTAATGGAACAGGGGGAAAAGATATCTACCTCAAAATATACAGGGTAGACAAAAATAAAATACGTGTGATCATAGAAAACAATGGTAGGAGTATAGACCAGGAAGTGATCGATAAAATATATAGCGATAGTATTGAAAGTAGTAAGATAGGTCTTTATAATGTACATCGAAGGATAAAATTGATCTATGGAAAGGGATTGGATATAGAAAGATTAGAGGAGGGAACGAGGATAACTTTTGATATCAGGGGGGAATAA
- a CDS encoding acyl-ACP desaturase: protein MNTIKNQIDLEEKIMNLYLRHQKQSESMEWNFYEYMPWDKGQSFSTLPYDKSQNTLPQELITAIETSMLTELNLPWYTTFLNNMFTDSLEPLQNFVHTWVSEEDQHAAALETYLILTRNADPKELTKVKKEILTTGWDSILSEPLASMVYTSLQELGTVVFYRNIAKYAQKYDSGLSDLLLRIAKDESSHYAFYNQIVDAHLELNPDLITHVWPVIKNFKMPGGSLSDFDDRMKVIQKAGYGPDEYVNQVLEVLIKRWKIAKLEPTTPEGKEAQKNILKYLEKIKRINARLKTR, encoded by the coding sequence ATGAATACAATTAAAAATCAAATAGATTTAGAAGAAAAAATAATGAATTTATACTTAAGACACCAAAAACAAAGTGAATCAATGGAATGGAATTTCTACGAATATATGCCTTGGGATAAGGGGCAGTCTTTCTCCACCCTGCCCTATGATAAATCACAAAATACCCTGCCTCAGGAGTTGATTACAGCAATAGAAACTTCTATGCTGACAGAATTAAATCTTCCTTGGTATACTACTTTTTTAAATAATATGTTTACAGATAGTTTAGAGCCGCTGCAAAACTTTGTACATACTTGGGTAAGTGAGGAAGACCAGCATGCCGCAGCTTTGGAAACTTACTTAATCTTGACTAGAAATGCTGACCCTAAGGAGCTTACCAAAGTAAAAAAAGAAATTCTTACTACCGGCTGGGACTCTATCTTGTCGGAACCTTTGGCATCTATGGTATACACTTCGTTACAGGAATTGGGAACAGTTGTATTTTATAGAAATATAGCTAAATATGCACAAAAATATGACTCTGGACTGAGTGATTTACTCCTCAGAATAGCCAAGGATGAATCATCTCACTATGCCTTCTACAACCAGATAGTTGATGCACACCTAGAGCTGAATCCTGATTTAATAACACATGTCTGGCCTGTAATTAAAAACTTCAAAATGCCCGGAGGATCTTTGAGTGATTTTGATGATAGGATGAAGGTAATTCAAAAAGCCGGATATGGCCCGGACGAATATGTAAACCAGGTTTTAGAAGTTCTTATTAAAAGATGGAAAATTGCTAAATTAGAGCCCACAACTCCAGAAGGGAAGGAAGCTCAGAAAAACATTTTAAAATATTTAGAAAAGATCAAAAGAATTAATGCTAGATTAAAAACTAGATAA